ctgttcagtgaaacacggatgacacacggacccaTCACTGACCCCAGCACAGACACGGATCGCTAAGTGAGGCTGCGGTGAGCGAGCGCCCGGTGGAAGTAATTTCCTGCTCCCAGATTTCCTCGTAAAGGGTTATGCTGGTAGTAGTGGGACGCCACACCGATGCAGCGGTTCTGTGGGTGGAGTCAGACGATTTCTACCTAACCACATCACAACTTGCTCTAGGCGGCTCGGTGAGCGttcctccagagctgtacttctaTCGTGTGATGTGTCACCTGACGACCCCAATGACATAACTGAACTCTTCCCTCAGCCGACACCTGTTGCCAAAACAAAGCGTCTCGTGAGGGAACAGTGCGGCGTATGAAACCTGCCCTCCGCCCGCAGAGCAGCTGCGTCCACCGCGTCACTGCGCTAATCTCAGAGGAAACAACATGGGATTATAGTAAAGGGTCGGCCACCTTTCTATCCTTGTGTGTGTTTAATGTTTCCGTTGTATAAATGATCTTTTTCCCGGTTTGCATTCATGTCGTCGTGCACCCTCCCCTCCTGCGCATACTCCGTGTAATTCAGCCCCACTTTCTCCTGTCCCTTCCTGCGTCATCTGTACTGCGCAGACGCCGGAGGAGGCATCCTGCGCATGCTTCGTCTACTCCTGCTCCATGTCTGATTGTGCAGACTCCTGCTGAGGCATCCTGCGCATGCGCTGTCTAAGCTCCCTCCTGCGCACTCTTATCACTGTGTTTTCACACAGGTGCAGAATGATCAATGAGAGTGCGCTGGACGCAGGAGGGAGCCTAGACAGCACATGCGCAGGAGTCTGCACAATCAGATATGGGAAGAAGTGGAGCAGGAGTAGACGAAGCATGCGCAGGACGCCTCCTCCAGCATCTGCACAGTGATGACGCAGGAAGGGACAGGAGAAAGTGGGGATGAAATACACTGAGCATGTGCAAGACACAGGCAGAGAGTCTGCACAGTGCAATGCCAAGTGCACGGGCGAGTGAAGCTCGCCATCCACTATGTGACGTCGTAAGAACATGCCACGACAAGCGCAGCCACTGTTTCTAGCTGGGGATGGGACCATCAAACAGGCAAAAGGTCATTTATACAAtagaaacattaaaaaacatacaGCAAGGACAcaaatggccaacccctttacgtcttattctccagtcacatccagagctgcattcacaaatcTGCTACTTTCTTCTTGGCATGTACAGGACATACTGTTACCTGGTGCTTGCTGGGAGGTGAAGAGTTTCCACCATGCAATGTAGAAAAGAAATACATCTTCCCCAACTTCAACACGGGCTGGAGAGCGAAGGGTTATCACATCACCCGTCTATAGCCTTGCATGATCCAGCTAGCCAGTGCTAGGGAACGTCATTGGGCAGACTGGGCTGTGAATGCAGCTTTAGATGTGATTAGAGTGATGACCAGATCCGCTCTAGCACCAGTGATGCAAAACCTCGTTCACACAACCCGTTTTAAGGAGTTCTTCAGTTTCCACGCTTTCATTCTCCGGGGTGACGGCTATAAGACACTTTAACCCATTGACTTCTCAGCTCCGAGATGGCGTCTGGACGAGAAAACATGCGACGAAGAAAAGGTCTCCACGGCCATTATGTGCAGTAGTGGTGACCATCActgtgtgtgaacaaggtctTCACAAATCACACGACACTTCAGAAGGCAACCCCAACAGCCGGGCGCGGAAAGGACAAGCAGTGGAAGGTGGGCTACGTGGCTGCCTCCGGCAATGGGCACAGTGTGACCTGCAGGTGGCGCCGTGGACAGGccctcatgtacacacactggCAATTTGTAGCTATTAGGGAGGAGCGACTTTCATACCCTGAAGTTGGTGTGCGGTtcatgttgtggtatttactgaattgtgtTACGgattccgttataatagaagtctatggccagcctaagggatccgtccggtttacgttatgctggagtcctctaaAGGCGTTCCGTCATGGTCcgaggtaacggaatccataacgcaattcagcaaataccacaacacgaacgtcgaaatatgaaattcgctcatccctagtagccaTGTTTAATGAGTGTACTCCAGATGAACAGCGCTCAGAACCCCCCAAATATAAACTTACATCATAAAACCATGGGATGGGGGGCTCCAGGTGTTCAACACTCCTGAATGAGGCCCAGCAGACAGCGCCACCTGCAGGCCAGAAAAACATGAAAAGCAGTGGAATCAAAGTCTGCCTTCCACGAGGATAGGAAAGTCCACTTTATGTAAAAACACAGAACTGAATTAATAAAAGCGACACAATCTCCAGGAATCTGAACGCCAAGGCCGGTCGTGTTTCCgtgatttcttttttttcaagTAAAAGAGAAAAGTCTTTACATCATTTACAAAATCTACAGAAAAGAACAGGGTGAGACTGCAGGATGCCAACAGAATGCGAGACAGAGACCCTGCAAAGGGAGCAGCTGAAGACCCCTCAAATTATtacaaaataaaaagtttaaaaagcagcaaagaaatctaaatccaagaacataaaaaagtataaaaaaaaaaaaaaaaagtgcaaataaaTCCTTCAAGTGCCAAACGGGCTTAAAATCTACACGATGTTCAATGTAAAAACTCTAAAATTAGGCAGAAATAAGAATATTTACATTGTAGCAagtttcacatatgaatattgtgGAATGTTCTCGGGATTTCCAGGATCTATGAGAGGGATATGGAGGACTAGAGGCCCCCACTACAGACGGATACCCTGTGTGATAGCACGCCAGGACAGATACAAGGCACTAGTACCTACCCTCATCGGACGTCTCCCATCCTGGCGTGTTATTACTGGACAGGCCCCCAGCTGATATACCAGATCAGCATTATTCTGTCATGTAGCAGGGCTCCGCCGTCAGGGGTGGCACATGAAATGGTCACCGCTGCCGGCAGACTCAGATTATTACATGTAGAGAAGAAAACAGGATAATGCAGCTCCCTGATCTAATCACCCACGTACCGCCAAAGGGAACACCACACTGCAAGACCCTATTGGTAAGGTTGACGTATACCAGGGGTCAGCTGTTgtgaaaactacaattcccaacatgACCCTTTCATTTGTGAGaacagcagagcaagtatgcatgctgggagttgtagtttcacaccagctggatgccagaggttgctgaaccCTGACGTATACAATCCTTCCTTCATATATTTAGGCAAAGAGTGGACGTCGGGTCGATGTGACCCAAGCAGCCCGGATTCATTTATGGGAGCCTAGTGCCCAGGTTGGGCGCGTCTTCTCTATATACAGCTACAGGAGACGATGGTACTTACACCTGGTCCTTCTGCACCATACTAGCTCCTGCCTCTACATCGCCTGCTGCTCTGCCAGTAACGTTAGCACTTCCGCCATCTAGCAGCCCTGACGGCGTCTGGTTTGCTCTTGCTTTGGTAATGAGGGTGGGGATCTCTCCTGCCTTGCCGGGGGTAACGACCATGGTCTCGCTGTTCTGGGTTTGCTGAAAGGAGAAGGGGGCAGTGCATGCTGATGCGCGAGACGCTACCTGACCGGGACAGTACTGAATGCTCATTAAGTTCAGGCCGGCATCGTAGGTCGCCGTGTTGATGGGGAGACACAAAGAGGCCGAAGTTTCTTGCACCACTTTGGTGGTCACGACATACAGTGCGGGGCGGACCATGGGGGTGCCGAGAGAGAAGGCCGGGGCCTGTACAACCTTAGGCTGTtcaaaaatgaatgtttttttctGACAACTCCCCAGCGGTGCGATGGTCCCTGCAGGACTGTAGAAGTCGGTGGCCAGCCTGGCCGTCCCAGTCTTCCCCACATTTAAGAGAAGCTGTTGTTCAGTTCCAGAAATGTATTTGAGACCGGCGACAAAGTTCCCCGAGATCGGGATGTTCCCTTGAGAACCGTTAACACCAGTTTTCACAACTACTCTGTCGGGGGTGGCAGGAAGCGTTTTCTCAGTCGGCCTCACAACCCTCTTCTGATCTACAATGCAGTCTCTCTTGACAATGACGCCATGTAAAGGAGTGGTCGCCGGGGCTATACCTGTAGGATGCTGCAACCTTGCTACAGGAGGTAAGGTGTCTTTATAACCGTACAGGCGCTGTATGACAGCAGGCGGTGGGCCTGCATGGGTGGAGCGATCTTTCTCGCGGACTTTCTGGAGAATGGTCTCAGTCACGGAACTTGATAAGACACCAGGTTCCTTCTTTACAAGTGCAGGACTAACTGTGCAGGCTCCGGGTTCATTCCTTATGGGTGCAGGAGTAGTTGTGGAGGCTCCGGGTTCATTCCTTATGGTTGAAGGACTAACTGTAAAGGCTCCAGGTTCTATCCTTACGGGTGAAAGAGTACTTGTGGAGGTTTCGGGTTTCTTCTTTATGGTTGCAGGACTAACTGTACAGGCTCCAGGTTGATTCCTTATAGGTGCAGGACTAACTGTACAGGCTCTGGGTTCCTTCTTTATGAGTGCAGGACTAACTGTGCAGGCTCCAGGTTGATTCCTTATAGGTGCAGGACTAACTGTGCAGGCGCCAGGTTGATTCCTTATAGGTGCAGGACTAACTGTGCAGGCGCCAGGTTGATTCCTTATAGGTGCAGGACTAACTGTACAGGCTCTGGGTTCCTTCTTTATGAGTGCAGGACTAACTGTGCAGGCTCCAGGTTGATTCCTTATAGGTGCAGGACTAACTGTGCAGGCTCCAGGTTGATTCCTTATAGGTGCAGGACTAACTGTGCAGGCTCCAGGTTCCTTCTTTATAGGTGCTGGACTGCATGTGGAGGCTCTGGGGTCCTTCTTTATGGGTACAGGACTACTGATGCAGGCTGGAGCAGGCTCAGTCTTGATGACGGTCGGAGCGGTCACTGGAGCGGTTATCTTTTGCGCTGCAGACGGTTCTGTAGACTCCCGTGCTCGCTCGGCCAGGAATTTCCTTATTTCTTGCTCTATGCTATCATCACTGTCCACAGAGCTGCTGTCCTGAGTATCAGGCAAGGCACTACTTATCTTTATGGACATGTTGGAGGCACACGCTGGTTTAGACTCGAGCGGTTTGCTAACATGAGACAACTCTGTATTTCCCACTGGGATCTTTTTCTCCTCTTTTAGTTTCAAGCTTAGCTTTGACCTCTTGAAGGAATTCTCTTTTAAATCACTGGAAATTACAAGGTAGCTTTCGACAAGGGGTCTGGGATTGCAATCCTTCTGCTGCGTTCCACCCACTGATTCCAACAGTCTAGTAGTGGTTTCTCCGAATCGGACCTTCTTCTTACACGGAGGTCTACCGTCCTTTGGTCtctttttgcattttcttttggacctcagcaggtcctttatagCAGAGTCCAAGTCCTCATCACTGTCCAAGGAGCTACTCTTATCTCCGCTGCAGTTACCTCTCACTTTCATGTACATTTTCCGTTTACCTGCACTTGCTCTTGGAGAAGACTCAAGACTTTCCATAGCCTGGATAATGTGATGCTTGGCATCCTCTGGCTGGCACTGAGGCTTAATGTCGTCAGGACAAGTCTCTGTACTTTGGCCCATCGAGTTTTGACTAAAGGGTACGACTGCATTTACTGTGCAGCTATCAACATTCACAGAGTCTGTACCTTTCCCAGGAGAGCCCTTCAGTATACCCTTACTTTCATTTACTCTGCCTCTACTCGTCCCAGTAGCCTTGTTATTGGGAAGTGACGGCTGTTTTTGGGGTTCAGGCCTTTGCTCCTTTGGGGACTGCTTGGATGAGGTTGCACCAAGACTCTCAGATTGAGCTTTACGAGCCAAAAATGTTCTTATCTCTTGCTCTATGCTGTCATCGCTGTCAACCGAGCTGTCGCTGGAACATGGGGATGCAGCAGCAGCTGAGGGCTTGTCCTGCAACACTGGACAAGAACTTTCAGGTTGTGAAGGCAATATGGCCTTGGAGATGTCCAGTATGGCTTCCGCACACATCAGCTCCGCTGCGGTCTCTGCCCTCCTTGTCGCTGCGAGCTCAGGTTTGTATTCCAGACTCTGCTCATCTCCAAAATGAAATGCCCTCTTACTGGTGAAGTCTTGAGATGCAGCTGGTTTGACGTTAGGCAGCTTTCTCTTCCTGTAGTCTGCTGTCTTCTTCTGGGATTCAGGAGGAAAGCCCTTCATCTGGCAGTGACCAATGTCCGATATTGCGTCCCTTGGGCTTTTCCCATCTTTCTCCTGAGAGGTCCAGGGAGCGGAGCTAAGATTTCCTTCTAATCTACTTTTTTCCAACTGGAACTGTTGAATGGCTTCCTCGATCCCATCATCACTGCTGGAGTCGGAGAGCTCGATACACGGAGCGGGAGGAGGGGGCAGTGGTCTTAAGACTGTCAGCTTACCCGAGCCGGACACAGTCTTGAGGCGGACATTGGGTTTGAGAGTCTTCGAATGTAGACTAAGGCTTTCGGGGGCTGATTTCAATGTCGGCACCTTTATCCCTTGCTTGGAGCCTGGTTTCGGTTTGGCCGCAGGGTGACCGGCTGCTGCTTTCTTACTGATGCTGGACTCGCTCACATTGTTCTGCAGCTTCTTCTCAATCAGAAACTGCTCAATTTCCTCCTTGATACTTTGCTCAAAGGAGTCATCGCTCCCCACGCTGTCAGGTGAGGCGCATCGGGACAGGCCCTGCACGGGGAAGGAATCACACATGTTAGGTGACGTCACCATTTTGATGGGAGACCTCCGGGCTGGGACATTAAACTGAACGGCTTTCACCTTGTCGGCATCATTATTGGGAATGTTTGGGATTTTGGGGGCGGCGCTGCCCTTATTCTTTAGGTATTCCTGTATAGCTTCTTCAATGTCTCTGTCTACAGAATCATCGCTGTCCGAGTCCAAAGCAAGAGCCTCGAAATCTGCGCCCTCCTCTTTAATGTCTTTGAACTGCGCCGGGACGATGAGCAAAGCCTTTTCTCTCACGTGGCCTTTGAAGAGGGAAGAAGCGGGATTCAGTCCTCTGTCGATATTAATCTCCCCCTCTCTGTTCTTCTGCATAATCTGCTCATGTTCAAGGTTCACAGTCAGAGAAGACTCCTCGCTCTGTGGACTGTCTGTAGCACCGTCAACATCTGAGGTGGCGACCTGCGCAGGAAGCGATGTGGGGACGCTACAGGGGGCGTTACAGCCAAACGGTGCCCACTGGGTCTGAAAAGCTGCCAGAGGACGGGCATTCAGAAGGAACATTCCAGCTGAAGGCGCGAGGTCTGCAAAAGCAAACTCTCAGGAAGATCTAGAAAAGAAAGGAGAAGTCAAAGATCTTCACATGGCTCCCAAAATGCAAACCAGTGCACATTATAAAGACCCCAATACTATCACAGGGAAGAAGGCAGGGTGATGCCTTAATAGTCATACACCACACACCTACATCCCATGATTCCAGCAGGCAGCTCTGAAAAGGATCACATCAGGTCGACGTACGATCCGAGGatcagcctgtattatactccaagtCTGCACACACAAATCTGCTGGTTGTtattggaaacagtcagcaagcttGTGGACATGCACTTCGGAACTAAAATGTCCTTTTTAAATGTAGATGTACAGTTTAGTGTGACCTGCGGCGGATGACAGTGTGACCTGCGGCGGATGACAGTGTGACCTGCGGCGGATGACAGTGTGACCTGCGGCGGATGACGGGCCCTCTAGTGTGACCTGCGGCGGATGACGGGCCCTCTAGTGTGACCTGCGGCGGATGACGGGCCCTCTAGTGTGACCTGCGGCGGATGACGGGCCCTCTAGTGTGACCTGCGGCGGATGACGGGCCCTCTAGTGTGACCTGCGGAGGATGACGGGCCCTCTAGTGTGACCTGCGGAGGATGACGGGCCCTCTAGTGTGACCTGCGGCGGATGACGGGCCCTCTAGTGTGACCTGCGGCGGATGACGGGCCCTCTAGTGTGACCTGCGGCGGATGACGGGCCCTCTAGTGTGACCTGCGGCGGATGACGGGCCCTCTAGTGTGACCTGCGGCGGATGACGGGCCCTCTAGTGTGACCTGCGGCGGATGACGGGCCCTCTAGTGTGACCTGCGGCGGATGACGGGCCCTCTAGTGTGACCTGCGGCGGATGACGGGCCCTCTAGTGTGACCTGCGGCGGATGACGGGCCCTCTAGTGTGACCTGCGGCGGATGACGGGCCCTCTAGTGTGACCTGCGGCGGATGACGGGCCCTCTAGTGTGACCTGCGGCGGATGACGGGCCCTCTAGTGTGACCTGCGGCGGATGACGGGCCCTCTAGTGTGACCTGCGGCGGATGACGGGCCCTCTAGTGTGACCTGCGGCGGATGACGGGCCCTCTAGTGTGACCTGCGGCGGATGACGGGCCCTCTAGTGTGACCTGCGGCGGATGACGGGCCCTCTAGTGTGACCTGCGGCGGATGACGGGCCCTCTAGTGTCACCTGCGGCGGATGACGGGCCCTCTAGTGTCACCTGCGGCGGATGACGGGCCCTCTAGTGTCACCTGCGGCGGATGACGGGCCCTCTAGTGTCACCTGCGGCGGATGACGGGCCCTCTAGTGTCACCTGCGGCGGATGACGGGCCCTCTAGTGTCACCTGCGGCGGATGACGGGCCCTCTAGTGTCACCTGCGGCGGATGACGGGCTCTGTAGTGTCACCTGCGGTGGATGACGGGCCCTCTAGTGTGACCTGCGGTGGATGATGGGCTCTGTAGTGTCACCTGCAGTGGATGATGGGCTCTGTAGTGTCATCTGCAGTGGATGATGGGTTCTGTAGTGTCACCTGCAGTGGATGATGGGCTCTGTAGTGTCACCTGCAGTGGATGATGGGCTCTGTAGTGTCACCTGCAGTGGATGATGGGCTCTGTAGTGTCACCTGCAGTGGATGATGGGCTCTGTAGTGTCACCTGCAGTGGATGATGGGCTCTGTAGTGTCACCTGCAGTGGATGATGGGCTCTGTAGTGTCACCTGCAGTGGATGATGGGCTCTGTAGTGTCACCTGCAGTGGATGATGGGCTCTGTAGTGTCACCTGCAGTGGATGATGGGCTCTGTAGTGTCACCTGCAGTGGATGATGGGCTCTGTAGTGTCACCTGCAGTGGATGATGGGCTCTGTAGTGTCACCTGCAGTGGATGATGGGCTCTGTAGTGTCACCTGCAGTGGATGATGGGCTCTGTAGTGTCACCTGCAGTGGATGATGGGCTCTGTAGTGTCACCTGCAGTGGATGACGGGCTCTGTAGTGTCACCTGCGGTGGATGATGGGCTCTGTAGTGTGACCTGCGGTGGATGATGGGCTCTGTAGTGTCACCTGCAGTGGATGATGGGCTCTGTAGTGTCACCTGCAGTGGATGATGGGCTCTGTAGTGTCACCTGCAGTGGATGATGGGCTCTGTAGTGTCACCTGCGGTGGATGACGGGCTCTGTAGTGTGACCTGCAGTGGATGATGGGCTCTGTAGTGTGACCTGCCGTGGATGACGGGCCCTCTAGTGTGACCTGCGGCGGATGACGGGCTCTGTAGTGTCATCTGCAGTGGATGATGGGTTCTGTAGTGTCACCTGCAGTGGATGATGGGCTCTGTAGTGTCATCTGCAGTGGATGATGGGTTCTGTAGTGTCACCTGCAGTGGATGATGGGCTCTGTAGTGTCACCTGCAGTGGATGATGGGCTCTGTAGTGTCACCTGCAGTGGATGATGGGCTCTGTAGTGTCACCTGCAGTGGATGATGGGCTCTGTAGTGTCACCTGCAGTGGATGATGGGCTCTGTAGTGTGACCTGCAGTGGATGATGGGCTCTGTAGTGTCACCTGCCGTGGATGATGGGCTCTGTAGTGTGACCGGA
The Bufo bufo chromosome 8, aBufBuf1.1, whole genome shotgun sequence genome window above contains:
- the PPP1R26 gene encoding protein phosphatase 1 regulatory subunit 26 isoform X2, with the protein product MFLLNARPLAAFQTQWAPFGCNAPCSVPTSLPAQVATSDVDGATDSPQSEESSLTVNLEHEQIMQKNREGEINIDRGLNPASSLFKGHVREKALLIVPAQFKDIKEEGADFEALALDSDSDDSVDRDIEEAIQEYLKNKGSAAPKIPNIPNNDADKVKAVQFNVPARRSPIKMVTSPNMCDSFPVQGLSRCASPDSVGSDDSFEQSIKEEIEQFLIEKKLQNNVSESSISKKAAAGHPAAKPKPGSKQGIKVPTLKSAPESLSLHSKTLKPNVRLKTVSGSGKLTVLRPLPPPPAPCIELSDSSSDDGIEEAIQQFQLEKSRLEGNLSSAPWTSQEKDGKSPRDAISDIGHCQMKGFPPESQKKTADYRKRKLPNVKPAASQDFTSKRAFHFGDEQSLEYKPELAATRRAETAAELMCAEAILDISKAILPSQPESSCPVLQDKPSAAAASPCSSDSSVDSDDSIEQEIRTFLARKAQSESLGATSSKQSPKEQRPEPQKQPSLPNNKATGTSRGRVNESKGILKGSPGKGTDSVNVDSCTVNAVVPFSQNSMGQSTETCPDDIKPQCQPEDAKHHIIQAMESLESSPRASAGKRKMYMKVRGNCSGDKSSSLDSDEDLDSAIKDLLRSKRKCKKRPKDGRPPCKKKVRFGETTTRLLESVGGTQQKDCNPRPLVESYLVISSDLKENSFKRSKLSLKLKEEKKIPVGNTELSHVSKPLESKPACASNMSIKISSALPDTQDSSSVDSDDSIEQEIRKFLAERARESTEPSAAQKITAPVTAPTVIKTEPAPACISSPVPIKKDPRASTCSPAPIKKEPGACTVSPAPIRNQPGACTVSPAPIRNQPGACTVSPALIKKEPRACTVSPAPIRNQPGACTVSPAPIRNQPGACTVSPAPIRNQPGACTVSPALIKKEPRACTVSPAPIRNQPGACTVSPATIKKKPETSTSTLSPVRIEPGAFTVSPSTIRNEPGASTTTPAPIRNEPGACTVSPALVKKEPGVLSSSVTETILQKVREKDRSTHAGPPPAVIQRLYGYKDTLPPVARLQHPTGIAPATTPLHGVIVKRDCIVDQKRVVRPTEKTLPATPDRVVVKTGVNGSQGNIPISGNFVAGLKYISGTEQQLLLNVGKTGTARLATDFYSPAGTIAPLGSCQKKTFIFEQPKVVQAPAFSLGTPMVRPALYVVTTKVVQETSASLCLPINTATYDAGLNLMSIQYCPGQVASRASACTAPFSFQQTQNSETMVVTPGKAGEIPTLITKARANQTPSGLLDGGSANVTGRAAGDVEAGASMVQKDQVCSIDPGWMTRSYISLSPEEICKRLHLRRRADSIMSQVHKVKDLHTRIPLRRLTTPTSHRDIL
- the PPP1R26 gene encoding protein phosphatase 1 regulatory subunit 26 isoform X1 encodes the protein MFLLNARPLAAFQTQWAPFGCNAPCSVPTSLPAQVATSDVDGATDSPQSEESSLTVNLEHEQIMQKNREGEINIDRGLNPASSLFKGHVREKALLIVPAQFKDIKEEGADFEALALDSDSDDSVDRDIEEAIQEYLKNKGSAAPKIPNIPNNDADKVKAVQFNVPARRSPIKMVTSPNMCDSFPVQGLSRCASPDSVGSDDSFEQSIKEEIEQFLIEKKLQNNVSESSISKKAAAGHPAAKPKPGSKQGIKVPTLKSAPESLSLHSKTLKPNVRLKTVSGSGKLTVLRPLPPPPAPCIELSDSSSDDGIEEAIQQFQLEKSRLEGNLSSAPWTSQEKDGKSPRDAISDIGHCQMKGFPPESQKKTADYRKRKLPNVKPAASQDFTSKRAFHFGDEQSLEYKPELAATRRAETAAELMCAEAILDISKAILPSQPESSCPVLQDKPSAAAASPCSSDSSVDSDDSIEQEIRTFLARKAQSESLGATSSKQSPKEQRPEPQKQPSLPNNKATGTSRGRVNESKGILKGSPGKGTDSVNVDSCTVNAVVPFSQNSMGQSTETCPDDIKPQCQPEDAKHHIIQAMESLESSPRASAGKRKMYMKVRGNCSGDKSSSLDSDEDLDSAIKDLLRSKRKCKKRPKDGRPPCKKKVRFGETTTRLLESVGGTQQKDCNPRPLVESYLVISSDLKENSFKRSKLSLKLKEEKKIPVGNTELSHVSKPLESKPACASNMSIKISSALPDTQDSSSVDSDDSIEQEIRKFLAERARESTEPSAAQKITAPVTAPTVIKTEPAPACISSPVPIKKDPRASTCSPAPIKKEPGACTVSPAPIRNQPGACTVSPAPIRNQPGACTVSPALIKKEPRACTVSPAPIRNQPGACTVSPAPIRNQPGACTVSPAPIRNQPGACTVSPALIKKEPRACTVSPAPIRNQPGACTVSPATIKKKPETSTSTLSPVRIEPGAFTVSPSTIRNEPGASTTTPAPIRNEPGACTVSPALVKKEPGVLSSSVTETILQKVREKDRSTHAGPPPAVIQRLYGYKDTLPPVARLQHPTGIAPATTPLHGVIVKRDCIVDQKRVVRPTEKTLPATPDRVVVKTGVNGSQGNIPISGNFVAGLKYISGTEQQLLLNVGKTGTARLATDFYSPAGTIAPLGSCQKKTFIFEQPKVVQAPAFSLGTPMVRPALYVVTTKVVQETSASLCLPINTATYDAGLNLMSIQYCPGQVASRASACTAPFSFQQTQNSETMVVTPGKAGEIPTLITKARANQTPSGLLDGGSANVTGRAAGDVEAGASMVQKDQVCSIDPGWMTRSYISLSPEEICKRLHLRRRADSIMSQGHSIDDKRCSPHILAIHYCRCLPSFFFSKEQEIGFPIFARGFRLLMI